One Drechmeria coniospora strain ARSEF 6962 chromosome 01, whole genome shotgun sequence genomic region harbors:
- a CDS encoding class I glutamine amidotransferase produces MASSEQQQRQAEQQTAQQRRLRVAVLECDAPQPQTRALHKSYTGVFAALLAAAAGTSQPRRELEDLVTLTGYDIVHELHTYPALDDIDAVLLTGSRHNAFDEDPWIRNLVDFTKRALDSGRVRVVGICFGHQIVGRALGMRVGQSDKGWEVAVTDVELTDKGREIFQLDKLRVHQMHRDIVFDFPPDSIPLGSNDFCAVQGMYSPDRYLTVQGHPEFTNEIISEILFNRHTVGIFTKDVYEDAISRASVPHDGVAVGKAMLNFMRHG; encoded by the exons atGGCTTCctcggagcagcagcagcggcaggcgGAGCAGCAGACGGCCCAGCAAAGGCGGCtccgcgtcgccgtcctcgaatGCGACGCTCCGCAACCCCAGACGCGGGCCCTGCACAAGTCGTACACCGGCGTCTTCGccgctctcctcgccgccgccgccgggacgTCGCAACCGCGGCGGGAGCTCGAGGATCTCGTCACCCTGACCGGCTACGACATCGTCCACGAGCTGCACACCTACCcggccctcgacgacatcgacgccgtcctgcTGACGGGCTCGCGTCACAACGCCTTTGACGAGGATCCCTGGATACGGAACCTCGTCGACTTCACCAAGCGCGCCCTCGACAGCGGCAGggtccgcgtcgtcggcatctgcTTCGGCCATCAgatcgtcggccgcgccctCGGCATGCGCGTCGGCCAGAGCGACAAGGGCTGGGAGGTGGCCGTCACCGACGTCGAGTTGACGGACAAGGGCAGGGAGATTTTCCAACTCGACAAGCTG CGTGTGCATCAGATGCACCGCGACATCGTCTTTGACTTCCCCCCCGACTCCATCCCCCTCGGCTCCAACGATTTTTGCGCCGTGCAGGGCATGTACTCCCCCGACAGGTACCTCACCGTCCAGGGCCACCCCGAGTTCACCAACGAAATCATCTCCGAGATCCTCTTCAACCGCCACACCGTCGGCATCTTCACCAAAGACGTGTACGAGGATGCCATAAGCCGCGCTTCGGTGCcgcacgacggcgtcgccgtcggcaaggccaTGCTGAATTTCATGCGGCATGGCTAG
- a CDS encoding hypothetical protein (related to exopolyphosphatase), which yields MAPGNPLKAFLATARSTLQAPASQRPSPLTFVVGNESADVDSLCSAVVYAYVRSQAPPRTLHIPLCNLPRADLGLRTEMTAVLQCAGLGPDDLLTLSDLPSSFPSPSASAAPESYELKPADTRWVLVDHNDLTGSLERNGFAAEVVGCVDHHVDENRVRADATPRVIEPCGSCMSLVVDQCRAVWDELTVRDPSADAHLAKLGLAAILLDTVNLSVKEKVKEKDVSAVGYLEARIQRQSRDFNTTAFFDHIWAVKEDISTLSFRDILRKDYKEWHDGAMTLGVSCVVQNLTYLVHRADDSPRAFLAHLDEWSSERRLDIAAVMTTSNPDGEFQRHLLVWGRSPRGAAAVAKFVPLAREKLRLEAWSDAELDQVDRAGTLRFAWRQHELAASRKQVAPLLREAMRSAREGASE from the exons ATGGCTCCCGGAAACCCCCTCAAGGCCTTTCTCGCCACCGCCCGAAGCACCCTCCAAGCACCGGCCAGTCAGCGCCCTTCACCGTTGACATTTGTCGTCGGCAACGAGTCCGCCG ACGTGGACTCGCTctgctccgccgtcgtctacGCCTATGTTCGCTCTCAGGCCCCGCCTCGCACCCTCCACATCCCGCTCTGCAACTTGCCGcgcgccgacctcggcctccgCACCGAGATGACGGCCGTCCTGCAGTGTGCCGGCCTTGGCCCCGATGACCTCCTGACCCTGTCCGACctgccctcctccttcccGTCACCGTCTGCATCGGCCGCGCCGGAATCGTACGAGTTGAAGCCCGCCGACACTCGCTGGGTGCTCGTCGACCACAACGACCTCACCGGGTCGCTGGAGAGGAACGGGTTTGCGGCCGAAGTCGTCGGGTGCGTCGACCATCACGTGGACGAGAACCGCGTCCGCGCCGATGCGACGCCCCGTGTCATCGAGCCGTGCGGCAGCTGCATgagtctcgtcgtcgaccaatGCCGAGCCGTCTGGGACGAGCTGACCGTCCGCGACCCATCAGCCGACGCCCATCTCGCCAagcttggcctcgccgccatcctcctcgacaccGTGAACTTGTCGGTCAAGGAAAAGGTCAAGGAGAAGGATGTGAGCGCCGTCGGCTACCTCGAGGCGAGGATCCAACGGCAGTCCCGTGATTTCAACACCACGGCATTCTTCGACCACATCTGGGCCGTCAAGGAGGACATCTCGACCCTGTCATTTCGCGACATCCTGCGCAAGGACTACAAGGAGTGGCACGACGGGGCCATGACGCTCGGCGTGAGCTGCGTCGTCCAGAACTTGACGTACCTCGTCCATCGGGCCGACGATAGCCCGCGAGCTTTCCTCGCCCACCTCGATGAGTGGTCGTCGGAGCGGAGGCTTGACATTGCTGCCGTCATGACCACGTCCAATCCGGACGGCGAGTTTCAGCGCCATCTGCTTGTTTGGGGGCGCAGCCCACgcggcgccgctgccgtcgccaaaTTCGTCCCCCTGGCGCGCGAGAAGTTGAGGCTCGAGGCCTggtccgacgccgagctggacCAAGTCGACCGCGCCGGCACCCTGAGATTTGCATGGAGACAGCACGagttggcggcgagcaggaAGCAGGTTGCGCCCCTGCTGCGCGAGGCCATGCGGTCAGCACGCGAGGGGGCGAGCGAGTGA